A window of the Aminivibrio sp. genome harbors these coding sequences:
- a CDS encoding ABC transporter permease subunit, whose translation MAGMTTIFRKELADHLGSRRIAVISTIIILASLSAVLSAVESPTLLQQDSAALFLSLLTERSGNLPSFLFFVTFLVPILGILLGFDAINAERQRGTLSLLISQPVYRDALINGKFLAALAAMALMMGGILALIGGISMAKLGIALNGAEILRALVFFGAAMLYASFWLSVAILFSVLFDKTSTSALAAIALWIFLAFFVQLVAGVVADHIVPVGRESPAEEVLRHEHLRMNLMRLSPAYLLQEVSLVVLNPSVRILGPIDVSRLQGVIPSALDIGQSLMVIWPQLTALAALSIVCFGVSYIAFMRREIRS comes from the coding sequence ATGGCAGGCATGACGACAATTTTCCGCAAGGAGCTGGCCGATCATCTGGGGAGCCGGCGCATCGCCGTCATCAGCACGATCATCATCCTGGCGAGCCTGTCAGCGGTGCTGTCCGCAGTAGAGAGCCCGACACTTCTGCAGCAGGACAGCGCGGCTCTTTTCCTCTCCCTGTTGACGGAGCGGAGCGGCAACCTGCCGTCCTTCCTCTTTTTTGTAACGTTCCTGGTACCCATTCTGGGAATTCTTTTGGGATTTGACGCAATCAATGCGGAGCGGCAGCGGGGGACTCTGAGCTTACTGATTTCCCAGCCGGTTTACCGGGACGCGTTGATCAACGGAAAGTTCCTTGCCGCCCTTGCGGCTATGGCTCTTATGATGGGGGGGATTCTCGCTCTCATCGGCGGAATTTCCATGGCGAAGTTGGGCATTGCGCTGAATGGAGCGGAGATCCTAAGGGCTCTTGTGTTTTTCGGGGCGGCCATGCTTTACGCCTCTTTCTGGCTCAGCGTGGCGATCCTGTTCTCGGTGCTTTTCGACAAGACTTCTACATCGGCCCTTGCGGCCATCGCTCTCTGGATTTTTCTTGCGTTTTTTGTGCAGCTCGTGGCGGGGGTGGTGGCGGATCACATAGTTCCCGTCGGGAGAGAATCACCTGCTGAAGAGGTGCTCCGTCACGAACACCTGAGGATGAACCTGATGCGTCTTTCCCCTGCCTACCTGCTCCAGGAGGTTTCGCTGGTAGTGCTGAACCCGTCGGTGCGAATCCTTGGCCCGATAGATGTCAGCAGGCTGCAGGGAGTGATTCCCTCGGCTCTTGATATCGGCCAGAGCCTGATGGTGATCT
- a CDS encoding ABC transporter ATP-binding protein translates to MEKAVETRELTKKYGAFTAVDRLNLDIRSGEVFGLLGPNGAGKTTTILMLLGMTEPTSGTVRVLGFDPAREPLKLKSRTGYLAENVGFYEDLTARENLTYLANLNGLKGSHADRAIDEALEKVEMVNSADALVGTFSKGMRQRLGLASVLLKKPQLVILDEPTSGIDPEGVEKILSLIRKMADESGITIMLSSHMLHSVQKVCDRVGIMFKSSMIACGTIEEIGKSIIGERQGTIKIVSNGSGAVDEEKLGTIKGLKDFRRSGDLVTANFDESRRSEIIREIVEKGCLPVEVRGTEYSLEEIYLRYFREV, encoded by the coding sequence ATGGAAAAGGCGGTTGAAACGAGGGAGCTTACAAAAAAGTATGGGGCTTTCACAGCAGTGGACCGCCTTAACCTCGACATTCGCAGCGGAGAGGTGTTCGGTCTGCTGGGCCCCAACGGGGCAGGGAAGACCACGACGATCCTCATGCTGCTGGGGATGACCGAGCCCACTTCCGGGACGGTTCGTGTGCTTGGTTTCGATCCTGCGCGAGAGCCTCTGAAGCTTAAGTCGCGGACGGGCTACCTTGCGGAGAACGTCGGGTTTTATGAAGACCTGACGGCACGGGAGAATTTAACGTACCTGGCAAACCTGAACGGCCTGAAAGGGAGCCATGCCGACAGGGCCATCGATGAAGCCCTGGAGAAGGTCGAAATGGTCAACAGTGCCGATGCTCTTGTGGGGACTTTTTCGAAGGGAATGAGGCAAAGGCTTGGGCTGGCGTCTGTGCTGCTGAAGAAACCGCAGCTTGTGATACTTGACGAACCGACGTCAGGCATTGACCCGGAAGGAGTGGAGAAAATCCTTTCCCTGATCAGGAAGATGGCCGACGAATCAGGAATAACAATCATGCTGAGTTCGCATATGCTGCACAGCGTGCAGAAGGTATGCGACCGTGTGGGTATTATGTTCAAGAGTTCCATGATCGCCTGCGGTACCATCGAGGAAATAGGGAAGTCTATTATCGGAGAGCGGCAGGGAACCATAAAAATAGTTTCCAACGGCTCCGGTGCCGTGGACGAAGAAAAGCTCGGCACTATAAAGGGGCTTAAAGATTTTCGCAGATCCGGAGATCTTGTAACGGCTAATTTTGATGAGTCAAGGCGTTCAGAGATCATCAGGGAAATAGTTGAAAAAGGCTGCCTTCCGGTGGAGGTTCGGGGAACGGAGTACAGCCTTGAAGAGATTTACCTGCGATATTTTCGGGAGGTGTAG
- a CDS encoding NEW3 domain-containing protein, with the protein MKRYFVVCASLLIVFFFVQVSPLRAEPLSGGEPSFSVNVPYTGVVIGEKGKAEVEITLRNATEGENVVALSIEGFSETNGVRARLVSDKWSGYGVTRVRLGRGESFNEAKAVIVLTPAKDAKPGMYEGALVVTPEAGGEAVRVPLVVKYEAEEVLPVEKLLETSCTYPVVENAAGSSFTYEIKIENKGKESLVTDFSLSVPAGWSGSISPRWESGRKIQSFRMEGNKTETLMVTVTPPSSVKKGEYPVTFTAGTGEEESVVELKAVVTGTYDLSILPDNQRLNFDTLAGSEKTVTLFVWNDGSAPINNVKFFANKPDDWDVSFEPESLSSVAPLASTGKPEQVKMKVKAPERTIPGDYLVALTASGDESDEKITLRATVKVSTVWGWSGILVIAVVLVLLFGTFWKLKRR; encoded by the coding sequence GTGAAAAGATATTTCGTTGTATGTGCGTCGCTTCTTATCGTTTTTTTCTTTGTGCAGGTTTCCCCTCTTCGAGCGGAACCTCTGTCCGGAGGAGAACCGTCCTTTTCCGTTAATGTCCCCTATACGGGCGTGGTGATCGGAGAGAAGGGAAAGGCAGAGGTGGAAATCACCCTTCGGAACGCCACCGAGGGAGAAAACGTGGTTGCTCTTTCAATTGAAGGGTTTTCTGAAACCAACGGTGTGAGGGCCCGCCTGGTGAGCGATAAATGGAGCGGTTACGGCGTCACCAGGGTACGCCTGGGGCGCGGAGAATCTTTCAACGAGGCGAAGGCTGTAATCGTCCTTACCCCGGCGAAAGACGCCAAGCCGGGCATGTACGAGGGAGCCCTTGTGGTAACCCCGGAAGCGGGAGGGGAAGCAGTTCGGGTCCCTCTCGTGGTGAAGTACGAGGCCGAGGAGGTTCTTCCCGTGGAAAAACTCCTGGAGACTTCCTGTACCTACCCGGTGGTTGAGAACGCTGCAGGGTCGTCTTTTACCTACGAGATCAAAATAGAGAACAAGGGAAAAGAAAGCCTTGTGACGGATTTTAGCCTCTCCGTTCCGGCCGGATGGTCGGGGTCGATCTCTCCACGGTGGGAGTCGGGCAGGAAAATCCAGTCTTTCCGCATGGAGGGAAACAAGACCGAGACGCTTATGGTGACTGTAACTCCTCCTTCCTCGGTTAAGAAGGGGGAGTATCCCGTCACATTTACCGCCGGGACAGGAGAAGAGGAATCCGTGGTTGAACTGAAGGCAGTCGTCACCGGAACTTACGATCTATCAATTTTGCCGGATAACCAGCGATTGAACTTCGACACTCTGGCGGGCAGCGAAAAGACGGTGACACTGTTTGTATGGAACGATGGGTCGGCGCCGATAAATAATGTGAAGTTTTTTGCGAACAAGCCTGATGACTGGGATGTCTCCTTCGAACCGGAAAGCCTTTCATCGGTAGCCCCCCTTGCTTCTACGGGCAAGCCTGAGCAGGTGAAGATGAAGGTGAAGGCGCCGGAACGGACCATTCCCGGGGATTATCTGGTGGCACTCACGGCATCGGGCGACGAGTCGGATGAAAAGATAACCCTCCGGGCAACGGTCAAGGTGTCCACAGTGTGGGGATGGTCGGGAATTCTTGTTATAGCTGTCGTTTTGGTGCTGCTGTTCGGTACCTTCTGGAAACTGAAAAGGAGGTAA
- the cysK gene encoding cysteine synthase A → MRYKVDEIAIATLIGNTPFFRLEDTGGARILIKLEGNNPGGSVKDRTAWGMLHKAEADGLLNENSVIVEPTSGNTGIALAMLGGALGLRVVLTMPESMSVERRKLLSAYGAELVLTPASEGMKGAVDEAHRIVESTVGAFLPDQFSNPGNPWAHQVTTAAEILRGLPLGLTPAAFVAGVGTGGTITGVGRTFKQLHPSTKIVAVEPAESPLLSKGEAGKHKIQGIGANFVPEILDRSVLDEVVTVSGDEAVETARRLSKKHGLSSGISTGANIAAALKIARTLPADDVVVTLQVDRGDRYLSIFSAH, encoded by the coding sequence ATGCGATATAAAGTAGACGAAATCGCAATTGCGACGCTCATCGGCAACACGCCGTTTTTCAGACTGGAAGACACGGGGGGCGCTCGAATACTGATCAAACTGGAGGGGAACAATCCAGGAGGGTCGGTGAAAGACAGGACTGCATGGGGGATGCTCCACAAAGCGGAAGCCGACGGACTGCTCAATGAGAATTCCGTTATTGTCGAGCCCACAAGCGGTAATACGGGTATAGCGCTCGCCATGCTGGGAGGGGCACTCGGACTCCGTGTCGTATTGACGATGCCGGAATCCATGTCGGTGGAAAGAAGAAAGTTGCTCTCCGCGTACGGCGCGGAACTAGTCCTCACCCCAGCTTCGGAGGGGATGAAAGGAGCGGTGGACGAAGCGCACAGAATCGTCGAGTCGACTGTTGGCGCATTTCTTCCCGACCAGTTTTCCAATCCGGGAAACCCTTGGGCGCACCAAGTCACCACGGCGGCGGAGATTCTGCGGGGACTTCCCCTCGGGCTGACGCCGGCGGCGTTCGTCGCCGGCGTGGGAACGGGCGGCACCATCACAGGCGTGGGAAGGACATTCAAACAGCTCCACCCCAGCACGAAAATCGTAGCGGTCGAGCCTGCGGAGAGCCCGCTTCTCTCGAAAGGAGAAGCGGGAAAACACAAGATACAGGGTATCGGAGCTAACTTTGTTCCGGAAATCCTTGATCGCTCAGTTCTTGACGAAGTCGTAACCGTCTCAGGGGACGAGGCTGTGGAGACGGCGCGCCGTCTCTCGAAAAAACACGGACTCTCGTCCGGAATTTCAACCGGCGCAAATATCGCCGCAGCCTTGAAAATCGCCCGAACGCTTCCAGCCGACGACGTCGTGGTCACATTGCAGGTGGACCGGGGTGATCGCTATCTGAGCATCTTCTCGGCCCACTGA
- the epsC gene encoding serine O-acetyltransferase EpsC, whose product MFSKVARDYRAVRQNDPAIPKGLRGVAEILFCTPGFLSVAAHRGIHFLHTRCRIPVLPRFLSLVVRWWTGIEIHPGAVLEAGVFIDHGSGVVIGESAVVGENSVIYQGVTLGATGNETTWKRHPTIGAHVVIGSGAKILGPISIGDHSKVGAGSIVLDSIPPNSTVVGRKAEIVRVNGEKVKRDIGQDAISYEQILFRMQRLEKQLEQLGGQLKNKDAETKEEEYDYAI is encoded by the coding sequence GTGTTTTCAAAAGTAGCTCGGGACTATAGGGCAGTGCGACAAAACGATCCGGCCATACCGAAGGGGCTGCGAGGGGTAGCGGAGATTCTGTTCTGCACTCCCGGTTTTCTTTCCGTCGCGGCGCACAGAGGTATTCACTTTCTTCACACGCGATGTCGGATTCCGGTGCTTCCCCGCTTTCTCTCCCTCGTCGTTCGTTGGTGGACGGGCATTGAAATCCATCCGGGAGCCGTGCTCGAAGCCGGTGTTTTTATCGATCACGGTTCGGGAGTCGTTATAGGCGAGAGCGCCGTTGTGGGAGAAAACTCCGTGATCTACCAAGGAGTCACCCTTGGCGCCACAGGGAATGAAACCACATGGAAGCGTCATCCCACCATCGGCGCACACGTCGTCATCGGGAGCGGCGCCAAGATTCTCGGGCCTATCTCCATCGGTGATCACTCGAAGGTGGGTGCCGGGAGCATTGTGCTCGATTCTATTCCGCCGAACTCGACAGTCGTCGGAAGAAAAGCCGAGATAGTTCGCGTTAATGGAGAAAAAGTGAAAAGAGACATTGGTCAGGATGCTATTTCATATGAACAAATTCTTTTCAGGATGCAAAGATTGGAAAAGCAACTGGAACAGCTCGGCGGACAACTGAAAAACAAAGACGCCGAAACCAAGGAGGAGGAATACGACTATGCGATATAA
- the serC gene encoding 3-phosphoserine/phosphohydroxythreonine transaminase, translated as MRKFNFSAGPAVLPLPVLEEVRDTLVDYRGNGLSLLECSHRSKMYEDVHNETISLFRELLGLPESHKVIFLGGGATLQFSMVPMNFLTPGKACDIVVSGAWAKKALSDAKKIGDVKVVFDGAETKYTTLPKSESIYTPDAAYVHITSNETIGGLQWKTFPDTGDVPLIADMSSDIMSTPLPVEKFSMIYAGAQKNLGTSGVAAAIIHEKLLERCPKSLTAYLNYGIHAEKNSLYNTPPVFSIYIMMLVLRWVKAQGGVAKMRELSSRKAGAIYQVIDSSGGFYSCPVEKESRSVMNVIFRLPSEELDMKFLEEAEALNMIGLKGYRDAGGCRASLYNAMPLEGALTLAGFMKDFAAANG; from the coding sequence ATGAGAAAATTCAATTTTTCGGCCGGCCCGGCGGTTCTGCCCCTGCCGGTGCTGGAGGAAGTCAGGGATACGCTGGTGGACTACAGGGGAAACGGCTTGTCCCTTCTCGAGTGCAGCCACAGAAGTAAAATGTACGAAGACGTGCACAACGAGACGATTTCCCTGTTCCGGGAACTGTTGGGGCTGCCGGAGAGCCACAAGGTCATCTTTCTGGGAGGCGGTGCGACTCTTCAGTTCTCCATGGTTCCCATGAACTTCCTGACGCCGGGGAAGGCATGCGACATCGTGGTCAGCGGCGCGTGGGCGAAAAAGGCCCTTTCCGACGCGAAAAAGATCGGTGACGTGAAGGTGGTCTTCGACGGCGCCGAAACGAAGTACACCACCCTGCCGAAATCCGAAAGTATATACACCCCCGACGCGGCCTACGTCCACATCACATCAAACGAGACCATCGGGGGGCTGCAGTGGAAGACGTTCCCCGACACGGGCGACGTTCCCCTGATAGCGGACATGTCGAGCGACATCATGAGCACTCCCCTTCCCGTGGAGAAATTCAGCATGATATACGCGGGCGCGCAGAAGAACCTGGGCACCTCGGGAGTAGCAGCGGCAATCATTCACGAGAAGCTGCTCGAACGGTGCCCCAAGTCGCTGACCGCTTATCTGAACTACGGCATCCACGCAGAGAAGAATTCACTCTACAACACTCCCCCCGTATTCTCCATCTACATCATGATGCTCGTCCTGAGATGGGTGAAGGCGCAGGGAGGGGTCGCGAAGATGCGCGAACTTTCGTCGCGGAAGGCGGGAGCCATATACCAGGTGATCGACTCCAGCGGCGGCTTCTATTCCTGCCCCGTCGAGAAGGAGAGCCGTTCCGTGATGAACGTAATTTTCCGCCTGCCCTCCGAGGAACTGGACATGAAATTCCTCGAGGAGGCGGAGGCCCTGAATATGATCGGGCTGAAGGGGTACCGGGATGCGGGAGGATGCAGGGCATCTCTCTACAACGCCATGCCCCTTGAAGGAGCTCTGACCCTGGCCGGTTTCATGAAGGACTTCGCGGCTGCCAACGGGTAA
- a CDS encoding EamA family transporter: MPLLKIFRSYHPYAFTAIFCWSLAYVFTRLALAHFSPLSLGFLRCLIASCILGAVGFRTGMKLPRREDLKYFAAAGAAGFFLYLGFFNQGSLTVTSATSSIIISSAPVITALLAVLFQGERVGMLQWAAIAVEFCGILVLSLMKGALTVNRGILWLLLAALVLSVYNLLQKGLTKKYSGLQTAAYSIMGGTAMLAVFASRSFIELASAPPSQLFNLAMLSVFSSAIAYVAWSKAFEKAGNTSSVSNYMFVTPLLSSLLGFLIAGESPDSATLIGGAVILSGLALFNLGRRYHHGVPAAREE, translated from the coding sequence GTGCCCCTTCTGAAAATTTTTCGAAGCTACCATCCCTACGCCTTTACGGCCATTTTCTGCTGGTCCCTGGCCTATGTCTTCACCCGCCTGGCCCTGGCCCACTTTTCGCCCCTCTCTCTCGGCTTTCTGCGCTGCCTCATCGCCTCATGCATCCTCGGCGCGGTGGGCTTCCGCACCGGAATGAAGCTCCCCCGGAGGGAAGACCTCAAGTACTTCGCAGCAGCCGGGGCAGCAGGCTTCTTTCTTTACCTGGGATTCTTCAACCAGGGCTCCCTCACCGTCACATCGGCAACAAGCAGCATTATCATATCCTCCGCACCAGTGATTACCGCCCTCCTCGCCGTCCTGTTTCAGGGCGAAAGGGTGGGAATGCTCCAATGGGCGGCTATTGCCGTGGAGTTTTGCGGCATCCTGGTCCTCTCGCTCATGAAGGGCGCCCTCACCGTAAACAGGGGGATCCTCTGGCTGCTTTTGGCAGCGCTGGTCCTCAGCGTTTACAACCTCCTTCAGAAGGGGCTGACGAAAAAATACTCCGGTCTGCAGACTGCCGCCTACAGCATCATGGGGGGAACCGCCATGCTCGCCGTCTTTGCGTCCCGGTCGTTCATCGAACTGGCCTCAGCGCCTCCTTCCCAGCTCTTCAACCTCGCCATGCTTTCCGTGTTTTCCAGTGCCATAGCCTACGTCGCCTGGTCGAAGGCTTTCGAGAAAGCCGGGAACACGTCCTCGGTGAGTAACTACATGTTCGTGACCCCGCTGCTCTCAAGTCTGCTGGGCTTCCTCATCGCGGGCGAGAGCCCGGATTCCGCCACACTGATCGGCGGGGCGGTCATCCTCTCCGGCCTCGCCCTCTTTAACCTTGGCAGGCGATATCACCACGGAGTGCCGGCGGCACGGGAAGAATAA
- the gnd gene encoding decarboxylating NADP(+)-dependent phosphogluconate dehydrogenase produces MKKADIGLIGLAVMGENLVMNMESKGYTVSVFNRTTDKVTRFVEGRAKGKNIIGTYSLEELVESLERPRKIMMMVQAGKAVDEMIEQLLPLVEKGDILIDGGNSHFSDTIRRTAYVESKGLLYIGTGVSGGEEGALKGPSMMPGGSAAAWPHVRDIFQSISARVEDGTPCCDWMGDNGAGHFVKMVHNGIEYGDMQLICEAYHLMRDMLGMTADEMHEAFKRFNETELDSYLIEITRDILAYKDADGQPLVDKILDTAGQKGTGKWMSVSALDEGVPLTLISEAVFARCLSAMKDERVIAAGEFPREKTPFQGDRAEFLEKIRKALLASKIISYAQGYTLLRAAAETYGWKLNYGGIALLWRAGCIIRSAFLGKIKEAFDRNPGLTNLILDPYFKDLMKELIPSWRDVAATAVKQGIPIPAMSSGLAYFDGYTSEFLPANLLQAQRDYFGAHMYQRLDAERGKFFHTNWTERGGDTVSGTYVL; encoded by the coding sequence ATGAAAAAAGCAGACATCGGCCTCATCGGCCTGGCGGTCATGGGTGAAAACCTTGTCATGAACATGGAATCCAAGGGGTACACCGTTTCCGTGTTCAATCGCACCACGGACAAGGTCACCCGTTTCGTGGAAGGGCGCGCGAAGGGAAAGAACATTATCGGCACCTATTCCCTCGAAGAACTGGTGGAGAGCCTCGAACGCCCCCGGAAGATCATGATGATGGTCCAGGCCGGCAAGGCAGTGGACGAAATGATCGAACAACTTCTGCCCCTCGTCGAAAAGGGCGACATCCTCATCGACGGCGGCAACAGTCACTTCTCCGACACCATCCGGCGGACAGCCTACGTGGAAAGCAAGGGGCTTCTCTACATCGGCACCGGGGTCAGCGGCGGAGAAGAGGGGGCCCTCAAGGGACCTTCCATGATGCCCGGCGGTTCGGCCGCCGCCTGGCCCCATGTCAGGGACATCTTCCAGTCCATCAGCGCCAGGGTTGAGGACGGCACACCCTGCTGCGACTGGATGGGCGACAACGGCGCAGGACACTTCGTCAAGATGGTCCACAACGGCATCGAGTACGGAGACATGCAGCTCATCTGCGAGGCCTACCACCTCATGCGGGACATGCTGGGCATGACTGCCGACGAGATGCACGAAGCCTTCAAACGGTTCAACGAGACGGAGCTTGACAGCTACCTCATCGAGATCACCAGGGACATCCTCGCCTACAAAGATGCCGACGGACAACCACTGGTGGACAAGATCCTCGACACCGCCGGGCAGAAGGGGACGGGCAAGTGGATGAGCGTTTCCGCCCTGGACGAAGGGGTGCCTCTCACCCTCATCAGCGAGGCCGTTTTCGCCCGGTGCCTCTCCGCCATGAAGGACGAGCGGGTGATCGCCGCCGGTGAATTCCCAAGGGAAAAGACCCCTTTCCAAGGTGACAGGGCCGAATTTCTCGAGAAAATCCGGAAAGCTCTCCTCGCATCCAAGATCATCTCCTACGCCCAGGGGTACACCCTCCTCAGGGCCGCTGCGGAGACCTACGGCTGGAAGCTGAACTACGGCGGCATCGCCCTTCTCTGGCGGGCGGGGTGCATCATCCGCAGCGCTTTCCTTGGCAAGATCAAGGAAGCCTTCGACCGGAACCCCGGCCTCACCAACCTCATCCTCGACCCCTATTTCAAGGATCTGATGAAAGAGCTGATTCCCTCCTGGAGGGACGTGGCGGCCACTGCCGTAAAACAGGGCATTCCAATCCCAGCCATGAGTTCCGGCCTGGCCTATTTCGACGGCTATACCAGCGAATTCCTTCCCGCGAACCTGCTCCAGGCACAACGGGACTACTTCGGTGCCCACATGTACCAGAGGCTGGACGCCGAAAGGGGCAAATTCTTCCACACTAACTGGACGGAGCGGGGAGGGGACACCGTTTCGGGAACCTACGTGCTCTGA
- a CDS encoding sugar kinase — protein sequence MMMKPTVRENWTYSLVCPTSMGVRITPLYQQPVHVSDHFFLQATSAESNVLTVSAALGERVKVLTTFVKDSPIALLIKNDLRKRGIEFEGKEVPQGGPWGYRHQFNIADTGYGVRGPRVTNDRAGEVGRTLNVKDFDLERLFGREGVRVLHVSGLIAALSPETGQFCIELARAAKSHGTLISFDLNYRESFWKGRGEELHALFNEIASLTDYLIGNEEDFQLALGVQGPEAGGTDIAGKMDSFKGMIDNARKAFPNASVFATTLRQVVHANEHLWGAILHSDGGWFEAPPRPIHILDRIGGGDGFVGGLLYGLNKGWEPEKALQFGWATGAMATTMVYDFALPASEEQVWSVWEGNARVKR from the coding sequence ATGATGATGAAACCGACCGTTCGGGAAAACTGGACCTACTCGCTTGTCTGCCCCACCAGCATGGGGGTGCGGATCACCCCCCTTTACCAGCAGCCTGTGCACGTGAGCGACCATTTCTTCCTCCAGGCCACCAGCGCAGAGAGCAACGTCCTCACCGTCAGCGCCGCCCTGGGAGAGAGGGTCAAGGTTCTCACCACCTTCGTGAAGGATAGCCCCATAGCGCTACTCATCAAGAACGACCTCCGCAAGCGGGGCATCGAGTTTGAGGGGAAGGAAGTGCCCCAGGGAGGCCCGTGGGGATACCGGCACCAGTTCAACATCGCCGACACAGGATACGGCGTCCGGGGACCCCGGGTGACCAACGATCGTGCCGGGGAAGTGGGCAGGACCCTCAACGTCAAGGATTTCGACCTTGAACGGCTCTTCGGCCGGGAAGGAGTTCGGGTGCTCCACGTCTCGGGCCTCATTGCAGCCCTCTCGCCCGAGACGGGGCAGTTCTGCATCGAGCTTGCCCGGGCCGCCAAGAGCCACGGCACTCTCATCAGCTTCGACCTGAACTACCGTGAATCTTTCTGGAAGGGCAGGGGAGAGGAGCTTCACGCCCTCTTCAACGAAATCGCCTCCCTGACGGACTATCTCATCGGCAACGAGGAAGACTTCCAGCTCGCCCTGGGCGTCCAGGGCCCCGAGGCCGGAGGGACGGATATCGCCGGCAAGATGGACAGCTTCAAGGGCATGATCGACAATGCCCGGAAAGCTTTCCCCAACGCGTCCGTCTTTGCCACCACTCTCCGCCAGGTGGTCCACGCCAACGAACACCTCTGGGGGGCCATCCTTCACTCGGACGGAGGTTGGTTCGAGGCCCCGCCCCGGCCCATCCACATCCTCGACCGCATCGGCGGCGGCGACGGTTTCGTCGGCGGACTGCTCTACGGCCTGAACAAGGGGTGGGAACCGGAGAAGGCCCTCCAGTTCGGCTGGGCCACCGGCGCCATGGCCACCACCATGGTCTACGACTTCGCCCTTCCCGCGAGCGAGGAGCAGGTCTGGAGCGTGTGGGAAGGCAACGCCCGGGTGAAACGGTAA
- a CDS encoding RraA family protein, which produces MGKIVEQFHKIDTSTISDALDKNGLTGQCLGIKSFNPAWKISGRAFTLRYGPVDLEKGTVGDFIDDVPEGNVVVLDNQGRMDCTVWGDILTSVAKRRGIAGTVIDGVCRDTNRSFELDYPVFSCGRYMRTGKDRVQVDGVNCHVNIANIRVRPGDIVVGDADGVVVIPREFEEKVLATALEIETAEEKIRSATERGMRLDEARKQFKYHSLQTRG; this is translated from the coding sequence ATGGGAAAAATCGTTGAGCAGTTTCACAAAATCGACACATCCACCATTTCCGATGCCCTCGATAAAAACGGCCTGACGGGCCAGTGCCTCGGCATCAAATCCTTCAACCCGGCGTGGAAAATCTCCGGCCGGGCCTTCACCCTCAGGTACGGCCCGGTTGACCTCGAGAAGGGAACAGTGGGCGACTTTATCGACGATGTGCCGGAAGGCAATGTCGTCGTGTTGGACAACCAGGGACGGATGGACTGCACTGTCTGGGGAGATATCCTAACGAGCGTGGCTAAGCGCAGGGGGATCGCGGGCACAGTAATTGACGGAGTGTGTCGCGACACCAACCGTAGTTTTGAGCTGGACTATCCTGTCTTCAGCTGTGGCCGATACATGCGGACCGGCAAGGACCGGGTTCAGGTAGACGGTGTCAACTGCCACGTCAACATCGCCAACATCAGGGTCCGCCCAGGAGACATCGTTGTGGGCGACGCCGACGGCGTCGTTGTCATTCCTCGGGAGTTCGAGGAGAAAGTCCTCGCCACCGCTCTTGAGATCGAGACTGCCGAGGAAAAAATCCGCTCCGCCACGGAGCGGGGCATGAGGCTCGACGAGGCACGGAAGCAGTTCAAGTACCACTCGCTGCAGACCAGGGGCTGA